From Erigeron canadensis isolate Cc75 chromosome 8, C_canadensis_v1, whole genome shotgun sequence, one genomic window encodes:
- the LOC122611164 gene encoding importin beta-like SAD2, which yields MDVPNLAIVLKAALSPNPAERKAAEDTLNQYQYTPQHLVRMLQIIVDGNCEIGVRQVASIHFKNFIAKYWSPHDSGEQSKILPSDKDLVRQNILVFVAQLPPLLRAQLGECLKTIIHADYPEQWPALLHWVTHNLQDQQVYGALFVLRILARKYEFKSDEERIPVYHVVDETFPHLLNIFSRLVQIGNQTIEVADLIKLICKIFWSSIYLEIPKNLFDPNVFNAWMVLFLNMLERPVPSEGQPTDPELRKSWGWWKVKKWTVHILNRLYTRFGDLKLQNPENKAFAQHFQKNYAGKILECHLNLLNAIRIGDYLPDRVTNLILQYLSNSISKTTMYNLLQPRLDVVLFEIIFPLMCFNDNDQTLWEEDPHEYVRKGYDIIEDLYSPRTAAMDFVSELVRKRGKENLQKFIFFIVEIFNRYEAVSGEFKPYRQKDGALLAIGALCDKLKQTEPYKSELEPMLVQHVFPEFASPVGHLRAKAAWVAGQYAHVNFSDPNNFRKALQSVVAGMRDPELPVRVDSVFALRSFVESCKDLSEIRPILPQLLDDFFKLMDEVENEDLVFTLETIVDKFGEEMAPYALGLCQSLAAAFWKCINTSEADEEADDPGALAAAGCLRAISTILESVSRLPHIFAHIEPTLLPIMRRMLTTDGQDVFEEVLEIVSYMTFFSPTISMDMWSLWPLLLEALADWAIDFFPNILVPLDNYISRSTVHYLTCKQPDYQQSLWNVLSNVMNDKNLEDSDIEPAPKLIEVVFQNCRGQVDHWVEPYIRLTVERLRIAERPYLKCLLVQVVADALYYNASLTLNILQKLGVATEVFNLWFQMLQQTKKSGVRANFKREHDKKVCCLGLTSLLQLPPDQLPGEALERVFKATLELLVAYKDQVAEAAKEEPEDDDDMNDGLETDDDEDDESDNMGFDGEDGDEADSLRLQRLAAQAKSFRPADDDDDDSDDDFSDDEDLQSPIDEVDPFVFFMDTAKALQASDQVRFQNLSQTLDFHYQALANGVAQHADQRRAEIEKEKLEKASAAAAAT from the exons ATGGATGTTCCAAATCTTGCTATCGTTCTAAAAGCAGCTCTTAGCCCCAATCCTGCTGAACGCAAAGCTGCTGAAGATACCCTCAATCag TATCAGTATACGCCACAGCATTTAGTGAGGATGCTACAAATAATTGTGGATGGAAATTGTGAAATTGGTGTTAGGCAGGTTGCCAGTATTCATTTTAAAAACTTCATTGCTAAATATTGGTCTCCCCATGATTCAG GTGAACAATCCAAGATTTTGCCAAGTGATAAGGATTTGGTAAGGCAGAACATCCTTGTTTTTGTTGCACAGCTTCCTCCGTTGTTGAG GGCACAGTTGGGCGAGTGTTTGAAGACAATAATCCATGCGGATTATCCCGAACAATGGCCGGCACTTTTGCATTGGGTGACACATAATTTGCAAGACCAGCAAGTTTATGGAGCACTTTTTGTGCTTAGAATTCTTGCTAGGAAATATGA GTTCAAGTCAGATGAGGAGAGGATTCCAGTTTACCATGTTGTTGACGAGACGTTTCCTCATTTGCTAAATATATTCAGCAGGCTTGTTCAGATAGGAAATCAGACGATTGAAGTAGCAGATCTGATTAAGCTGATCTGCAAAATATTCTGGTCGTCAATATAT CTGGAGATTCCAAAGAATTTGTTTGACCCAAATGTGTTCAATGCTTGGATGGTTCTTTTTTTGAATATGTTGGAGAGGCCCGTTCCATCAGAGGGTCAACCAACCGATCCAGAGCTCCGCAAGTCATGGGGTTGGTGGAAGGTAAAAAAGTGGACAGTCCATATATTAAATCGCCTCTACACTCG gTTTGGAGATTTAAAATTGCAAAATCCAGAGAACAAAGCTTTTGCACAACACTTCCAGAAAAATTATGCTGGGAAAATTTTGGAGTGTCACCTTAACTTGTTGAATGCAATTCGTATTGGTGACTATTTACCTGACAGGGTCACCAATCTTATTTTGCAATACTTGAGCAACAG TATTTCCAAGACTACAATGTACAATCTGCTGCAACCAAGACTTGATGTTGTTCTTTTTGAGATAATTTTTCCACTTATGTGCTTCAATGACAATGATCAAACCCTTTGGGAGGAAGATCCGCATGAGTATGTGAGGAAGGGTTATG ATATTATTGAAGATCTATACAGTCCAAGGACTGCAGCAATGGACTTTGTGAGTGAGTTGGTAAGAAAACGTGGAAAGGAGAACCTTCAAAAGTTCATATTCTTCATTGTGGAGATTTTTAATAG GTACGAAGCAGTATCAGGTGAGTTTAAGCCTTATCGGCAAAAGGATGGTGCACTTCTTGCTATTGGAGCACTGTGTGATAAACTGAAACAGACTGAACCATATAAATCTGAGCTCGAGCCCATGTTAGTGCAGCATGTTTTCCCGGAGTTTGCCAGTCCTGTAGGCCATCTCAGAGCCAAA GCTGCATGGGTTGCAGGGCAGTATGCACATGTTAATTTCTCTGACCCAAATAATTTCCGCAAAGCACTACAAAGTGTTGTTGCTGGGATGCGTGACCCTGAGCTTCCTGTTCGCGTTGATTCTGTTTTTGCATTGCGTTCTTTTGTTGAATCATgcaaag ATCTAAGCGAAATCAGGCCAATACTTCCACAGCTACTTGACG ACTTTTTTAAGTTAATGGATGAAGTTGAAAATGAGGATTTGGTGTTCACCCTTGAGACTATTGTTGACAAGTTTGGAGAGGAGATGGCACCCTACGCTCTTGGCTTGTGCCAGAGTCTG GCTGCTGCATTTTGGAAGTGTATCAATACCTCCGAAGCTGATGAAGAAGCAGATGATCCTGGTGCTTTGGCAGCTGCCGGCTGTTTACGTGCAATTAGTACAATTCTTGAATCAGTGAGCAGGCTTCCTCATATTTTTGCACACATTGAGCCAACTTTACTACCTATAATGCGCCGAATGCTTACCACTGATGGCCAAG ATGTCTTTGAAGAAGTTCTAGAAATCGTATCGTACATGACCTTTTTTTCACCAACAATATCCATGGATATGTGGAGTCTTTGGCCACTGCTGTTAGAAGCACTTGCTGATTGGGCTATTGATTTTTTCCCGA ATATCCTTGTCCCATTGGACAATTATATATCTAGGAGTACAGTGCATTATCTGACATGCAAGCAGCCAGACTACCAACAAAGTTTGTGGAATGTGCTTTCGAAT GTAATGAATGATAAAAACTTGGAGGACAGTGACATTGAACCTGCACCTAAGCTTATCGAAGTAGTGTTTCAGAACTGCAGGGGCCAGGTGGACCACTGGGTGGAACCATATATTAGACTAACAGTAGAGCGTTTGCGGATAGCAGAGAGACCCTACTTGAAATGTCTTCTGGTCCAAGTT GTTGCTGATGCTCTTTACTATAATGCTTCTTTGACACTCAACATATTGCAAAAGCTTGGTGTCGCCACAGAAGTTTTTAATCTTTGGTTCCAGATGTTGCAACAAACTAAGAAGAGTGGTGTGCGGGCAAACTTTAAGAG GGAACATGATAAGAAAGTGTGCTGTTTGGGTTTGACGTCTCTGCTTCAGCTTCCCCCTGACCAGTTACCTGGCGAGGCCTTGGAACGTGTTTTTAAGGCAACACTGGAGCTGCTTGTTGCCTACAAGGATCAAGTAGCAG AAGCTGCAAAGGAAGAgcctgaagatgatgatgacatGAATGATGGTTTGGAAACTGATgacgatgaagatgatgaatccGACAATATGGGATTTGATGGAGAGGATGGAGATGAAGCTGATAGCTTGAGACTTCAGAGATTGGCTGCACAG GCGAAGTCATTTCGTCCggctgatgatgacgatgatgactCTGATGATGACTTCAGTGATGACGAGGACTTGCAATCACCTATAGATGAAGTGGAtccatttgttttctttatgGATACTGCAAAAG